The genome window CGACGCTTCAAAAGTTACTTTGCCGGTTTTGGTTGAATATTTCTGAGCAGAAACAGCATTCGAAAAACTTAACGTGACAATTAATAATAGTAGGTTTTTCATATTAATTTTTTTAATTTTCGGTCAACCCATCGGCTTTCCATTTGGTGATAATTGAGATTTGTGTTGGTGATAAACTCCCGCCTTGAGGCATTTTCTGAGGATCTCCGACTGGTCTGCCAATTCTGTCAATAATTTTGTCGATATTATTTTTCACTTGGTTATAATTTGTCCAAGGCTGAAACGAAGCTGAACCTGTCGGTGAATGACAACCGATACAATTGGCATCAATTATTGGCTTTACATCTTTGTTATAGCTTACCAGTTCTACAACAGGAGTTTTATCTGAAATCTCTTCGTAGGTTCTGCTTTCACAGGCAATGGATATCAAAGCCAGTGAAATAATGTACATCATTTTTTTCATGCCTAAAAAACTCTATAAAGATTAAACCCAAAGAAAATCTGACCTTTCTCCCATTTTCCGGAAGCGTTTGTGAGATACCCAATATCTGAATTCAACTGGGAATTGGTAAATAAAAGCTGGAACACGTGTCCCCCAGTTTCTATATCCATCCCTAAAGAGAGCGGATTTTTATAAAAACTGTGATTATCAAAATTCACAAAATACTCAGCGTTGATCGATATTCTTTTCGAAATTTTATAACGCCCGCCTAAACCTGCTAAGAACTGATTTTTATCTTCAATCATCGGTTCATAAAGGTTTTTGTGAACATAAGAAGGTGTTAACTGCAGAGAAAAATTTTCATTAAACCTTCTAGAAATTAATGCCTGAGTAAGATAAGAAAGTCGATCTCCAAATTGAAGATGTGGATAATTATCTTTGCTGAGGTCTGTATTTACTGCCATCACATTATATCCAACAATATCAACCGGAAAGTTTTCACTTTGCTTAATTAACTTGTATTTCGCACCACCTTCAAAAGTTTTGAGATTGGTTTCTCGCGAAAGACTCAATGAAATATTATCTGTAACGCCATAAATAACACCTAGCTTTGTAGAAGCATCATCTAATCCGAAGAAGTCTTTAAACCCTTTGCTTACATCTCCAAAACGGTGCGCAATTACAATGTACCACTCGTTTTTTGCGGTAAGTTTTGTAGACTGCCCCGTAACAATCTGGAGCGCCTTAAAAGCCGGTGGCGAATTTTCTGTGTTTTTTGTTTGAATGGTGTCAATATCTTTCAAAAGGTCTTCCTGAGCAAAGGCAAAACCTGAAGCAAATATTGACAAAAAAAGGAGAGTTTTTGTCATACACATAATTGTTTATTATTCGTATGACAAACATATACACTTATAATTCTAAAAATAGGTGATAAAAGTCACCGAGTGAATTGTTTTTATCAATCGGAAAGTTAAAAATATTAAATATAATTGATTAGCTCAATCTAACATTCTCATTTACAAGCATTTTTATACCTTCTTTAGTTTGGGTAATTTCGCCTTCGTTTTCCACTTTTTTTAAAACACGACTAACAACTTCTCTTGAGGTTCCCAAATTATTGGCTATTTCTTTGTGGGTAATCTTAATTGGGTTGTTTCCGGTGATAGAAATCTGTTGTTTGATATAGTTTAAAACTCTTTTATCCAGTTTATGAAAAACCGCATCGTTCACCATTTTCATAATGTCAGTAAAACGAAGATCAAATTCGTAGTAAAAAAGCTTATTAATTTGGGGATATTTGATGAGCCACTCGAGCAAAACGGCAGCAGGTATTAAGAGTGCCTCTGTGTCTTCTTCTGAAACAACATATACCCTGCTTACAAAATCATTAAAAATCGTTGAAAAACTCATTAGGCAAGTTTCTCCGGATCTTATATAATTATAAATAAGCTCTCTTCCGTCATTTAGAGCATATACTTTTAAGCTTCCGGTTATTACAAAAGGAATATTTTTTATTTTATTTCCTTCTGCAAGAATCTCAGTTTTTCCTTTTATTTTAGTCCTGGAAGAATGTTTCTGAATTTCTTCTAAAAAGTCATTTCCGAGAAATCCGAATTTTTCGAAGATAAATTGTTCATCTTTCATATTTTATCAACTTTGGCTAACAAATATAATTTAAAATGATTAGGAATGGTACAAAAATCTATTTACTTTATATTATTTAAGTCAATATGTTATAAAAATGAGAATGCCCCAACTTTCGTTGGGGCATTCTATATATTTAAGATAAATCTTAAGCGTTAACGTTGTTTCCTCCTAATACGAAAGGCTCAACTTCTTTGATTTCTCCGAATTGTTGCTCGTAGTTTGTGATGTTTTGCTGAAGTGCAGCTAAAACTCTCTTAGCATGAAGCGGAGCCAAGATTACTCTTGATCTCACGTTAGCTTGTTGTACACCCGGCATAAGCTGGATGAAATCTACTACAAACTCAGATGGAGAGTGGTTTACTAAAGCAAGGTTACAGTAAACTCCTGAAGCTACCATCTCGTTAAGTTGGATGTTGATGTTGTTTGGATCGTTGTTTTGATTTTGATTGTCCATTGTATAAGTTATATTTTTAAAAATGAAATTTGAGATTGTGAAAGTATAAAAATAATTTCAAACCTCAAATTTCAAATCATTAATTTTAGTTAAGGTCTTCGAATTCTTTCTTAGAACCCACAATTACATTTTGATACTCTTTAAGACCTGTACCTGCAGGGATTCTGTGTCCTACAATTACATTTTCTTTAAGACCATTCAAACTGTCTACTTTACCAGCAACTGCTGCTTCGTTTAGAACTTTAGTTGTTTCCTGGAATGATGCTGCAGACATGAATGACTTAGTTTGTAGAGCGGCTCTTGTAATACCTTGCAATACTGGTGTTGCAGTAGCAGGTAAAGCTTCTCTTACTTCAACTAGAGCCTGATCTTCACGCTTCAACTTAGAGTTTTCGTCTCTTAGTTCTCTTGCAGTAATCATTTGTCCTGGTCTGAATTCTTTAGAATCTCCAGCTTCAGTAACCACTTTAAGACCAAATACTCTATTGTTTTCTTCTAAGAAATCAAACTTATGCTCTAAAGCAGCTTCAAGGAACTGAGTATCACCTCCGTCAACGATTGATACTTTTGTCATCATCTGTCTTACGATGATTTCAAAGTGCTTATCGTCGATTTTTACCCCTTGTAGACGGTAAACTTCCTGAATTTCATTTACTAAATATTCCTGAACCGCAGTTGGTCCTTTGATCTTCAAGATATCGTCTGGAGTAACTGAACCGTCAGAAAGTGGCGAACCAGCTCTTACGAAGTCATTCTCCTGTACTAAGATTTGGTTTGATAATTTAACTAAATAAATTTTTCTCTCACCAGTTTTAGCTTCAACGATCAATTCTCGGTTACCTCTCTTGATTTTTCCGTAAGAAACTACCCCGTCGATTTCTGTAACAACCGCTGGGTTTGAAGGGTTTCTTGCTTCGAATAATTCGGTAACTCTCGGAAGACCTCCGGTGATATCCCCTGTCTTTGCAGCTTTTCTTGGGATTTTAATTAAGACTTTACCAGCCTTAATTTTTTCACCATCGTTTACCATTAAGTGGGCTCCTACCGGTAAGTTGTAACCTTTCTGTTCAACACCTTTAGAATCTACCACTTTCAAAGTAGGTACGGCTTTCTTATTTCTAGATTCAGAGATTACTTTCTCTTCGAATCCTGTTTGTTCGTCAATTTCAAGTTGGAATGAAATACCTTGAATAATATCTTCGTATTCTACCTTACCTGAAGTTTCTGCAATAATTACCGCGTTATACGGATCCCATCTACAGATTGTATCTCCTTTGCTTACTTTATCACCTGGTTTTACAGCTAATATAGCACCATAAGGTACGTTAGCAACCATCAATGGAGTTCTTGTTTCGTTATCAGCAACCAATCTAAATTCTGTTGTACGAGAAACTACTACTTCTGCAGTGTTACCGTTTTCGTCTTCAGAAGTAATTGTTCTTACCTCATCCAATTCTACGATACCATCTCTTCTAGCAATAATTGATGGGTTTTCTGAAACGTTTGTAGATACACCCCCTTGGTGGAAAGTTCTCAACGTAAGCTGAGTTCCTGGTTCCCCAATTGATTGTGCAGCAATAACCCCTACAGCTTCACCCATATGGATCATCTTACCTGTTGCTAAGTTTCTACCGTAACATTTAGCACAGATTCCTTTTTTAGTTTCACAAGTAAGTGGTGAACGTACTTCAACAGCTTCTAATCCAGCTTCTTCAATTCTCTTAGCCAACTTCTCAGTAATTACCTGATCAGCTACAACAATCATTTCGTCAGTTTCTGGATCGTACACATTGTGTAACGAAACTCTACCTAAGATTCTTTCAGAGATTTTTTCAACAATCTCGTCATTTTTCTTAAGTGCAGTAACTTCTGTACCTCTTAAAGTTCCACAATCGTCTTGTGTAACAATAACGTCTTGTGCAACGTCTACCAATCTTCTCGTTAAGTAACCCGCATCGGCAGTCTTAAGAGCGGTATCCGCAAGACCTTTACGAGCACCGTGAGTAGAGATAAAGTATTCTAAGATGGAAAGACCTTCTTTAAAGTTTGCAAGAATAGGGTTTTCGATAATTTCCGCACCGGTAGAACCAGCTTTCTGCGGTTTTGCCATCAAACCTCTCATCCCTGATAACTGACGGATCTGTTCCTTAGAACCCCTTGCTCCAGAGTCAAGCATCATGTATACAGAGTTGAACCCACCTTGGTCAGTTTTCATTCTGCTCATGATCATTTCAGTTAATCCAGCGTTGGTGTTTGTCCAAACGTCAATTACCTGGTTATATCTTTCAGTATCAGTAATTAGACCCATGTTATAGTTGGCTCTAATTTCGTCTACAGTTTCAATAGAAGTAGCAATCATCTGCTTTTTCTCAACAGGAACTACGATATCCCCTAATGAGAACGAAAGACCTCCTTTGAATGCGTTTGAGTAACCTAAGTCTTTCATTGCATCCAAGAACTTCACAGTTGTAGGGAAATCTGTATCAGCAAGAATTTTACCGATAACATTTCTTAATGATTTCTTAGTAAGAAGCTCATTAATATATCCTGACTGTTTAGGAACGATCTGGTTGAATAAGATTCTT of Chryseobacterium scophthalmum contains these proteins:
- a CDS encoding DUF5777 family beta-barrel protein — its product is MTKTLLFLSIFASGFAFAQEDLLKDIDTIQTKNTENSPPAFKALQIVTGQSTKLTAKNEWYIVIAHRFGDVSKGFKDFFGLDDASTKLGVIYGVTDNISLSLSRETNLKTFEGGAKYKLIKQSENFPVDIVGYNVMAVNTDLSKDNYPHLQFGDRLSYLTQALISRRFNENFSLQLTPSYVHKNLYEPMIEDKNQFLAGLGGRYKISKRISINAEYFVNFDNHSFYKNPLSLGMDIETGGHVFQLLFTNSQLNSDIGYLTNASGKWEKGQIFFGFNLYRVF
- a CDS encoding Crp/Fnr family transcriptional regulator, producing the protein MKDEQFIFEKFGFLGNDFLEEIQKHSSRTKIKGKTEILAEGNKIKNIPFVITGSLKVYALNDGRELIYNYIRSGETCLMSFSTIFNDFVSRVYVVSEEDTEALLIPAAVLLEWLIKYPQINKLFYYEFDLRFTDIMKMVNDAVFHKLDKRVLNYIKQQISITGNNPIKITHKEIANNLGTSREVVSRVLKKVENEGEITQTKEGIKMLVNENVRLS
- a CDS encoding DUF3467 domain-containing protein; the encoded protein is MDNQNQNNDPNNINIQLNEMVASGVYCNLALVNHSPSEFVVDFIQLMPGVQQANVRSRVILAPLHAKRVLAALQQNITNYEQQFGEIKEVEPFVLGGNNVNA
- the rpoC gene encoding DNA-directed RNA polymerase subunit beta', whose product is MSNKNKSSRFNKITIGLASPESILQDSRGEVLKPETINYRTHKPERDGLFCEKIFGPIKDYECACGKYKRIRYKGIVCDRCGVEVTEKKVRRERIGHIGLVVPIAHIWYFRSLPNKIGYLLGIPSKKLDMIIYYERYVVIQQGIAKKLDGADFDHMEFLTEEEYLDIMETLPVENQYLDDSDPNKFIAKMGAEAVEELLKRIDLDALSFDLRHKAHNEGSKQRRTEALKRLNVVEALRGANTRMINRPEWMIMRVLPVIPPELRPLVPLDGGRFATSDLNDLYRRVIIRNNRLKRLLEIKAPEVILRNEKRMLQESVDSLFDNTRKSSAVKSESNRPLKSLSDSLKGKQGRFRQNLLGKRVDYSARSVIVVGPNLQLHECGIPKDMAAELYKPFIIRKLIERGIVKTVKSAKRIIDRKEPVVYDILENVMKGHPVLLNRAPTLHRLGIQAFQPKMIEGKAIQLHPLVTTAFNADFDGDQMAVHLPLGPEAILEAQLLMLGSQNILNPANGSPITVPSQDMVLGLYFMTKELSSTETMKVKGEGLAFYSPEEAEIAYAEGRVSLNAKVRCRLPIKEDGVITTKLTETSVGRILFNQIVPKQSGYINELLTKKSLRNVIGKILADTDFPTTVKFLDAMKDLGYSNAFKGGLSFSLGDIVVPVEKKQMIATSIETVDEIRANYNMGLITDTERYNQVIDVWTNTNAGLTEMIMSRMKTDQGGFNSVYMMLDSGARGSKEQIRQLSGMRGLMAKPQKAGSTGAEIIENPILANFKEGLSILEYFISTHGARKGLADTALKTADAGYLTRRLVDVAQDVIVTQDDCGTLRGTEVTALKKNDEIVEKISERILGRVSLHNVYDPETDEMIVVADQVITEKLAKRIEEAGLEAVEVRSPLTCETKKGICAKCYGRNLATGKMIHMGEAVGVIAAQSIGEPGTQLTLRTFHQGGVSTNVSENPSIIARRDGIVELDEVRTITSEDENGNTAEVVVSRTTEFRLVADNETRTPLMVANVPYGAILAVKPGDKVSKGDTICRWDPYNAVIIAETSGKVEYEDIIQGISFQLEIDEQTGFEEKVISESRNKKAVPTLKVVDSKGVEQKGYNLPVGAHLMVNDGEKIKAGKVLIKIPRKAAKTGDITGGLPRVTELFEARNPSNPAVVTEIDGVVSYGKIKRGNRELIVEAKTGERKIYLVKLSNQILVQENDFVRAGSPLSDGSVTPDDILKIKGPTAVQEYLVNEIQEVYRLQGVKIDDKHFEIIVRQMMTKVSIVDGGDTQFLEAALEHKFDFLEENNRVFGLKVVTEAGDSKEFRPGQMITARELRDENSKLKREDQALVEVREALPATATPVLQGITRAALQTKSFMSAASFQETTKVLNEAAVAGKVDSLNGLKENVIVGHRIPAGTGLKEYQNVIVGSKKEFEDLN